The genome window GGCGCATTCTGGAAGGGTTCCAGTTCATCGGCATAACCCTGAGAAGCCATGATACGCAAACCATTTTCCTGCAAAATACCGATTAAACCGGCTTGGGCACCGCTGCGGCGCATTGCCCATTCCAGGGTCGTGCGCATGGCGCGGGTGGTGTCCAGACTGGTATTTAACTCGCGGTCAATGCGCTGCATGATGGACAGTTCTTCCACACGCTCTGCCAGCGCCTGATCAGTCATGGTGTACAGGCGGGCGTTCTCAATTGCCACCGCCGCCTGAGCGGCAAACGCCGATAGCAGGTCCTGATCATCGCGGGTAAAGGCCGAGCCATCTTTCTTGTTAATTACCTCGATGACTCCAATAACCTTGTCCTTAACCATCAACGGGATTGCCAGCAAAGCATGGGTAAAGTACCCCGTCTGCCGATCCGTCTGGCTAAACCACTCCGGATACTTGCTGACGTCATTAACAATGATGGGCTGGCGGCTCTTAACGGCTTGCCCTACCACCCCTTTTCCGGGGGGCAATCGGCGGTTGAGCAGGGTGTTGGCAACCGGGCTGACTACAACACGGAAGACCAGTTCCTCGGTGGCTTCATCAATCAACAAGAGACTCCCGGCATCGCAGGAGAGGATATCCACCGCCGAACGCAGAATGTTCTGAAGCAGGGGTTCCAGTTCCAGCGTAGAGGTCAACTGGCGGGTCATCTCGTTGAGGGTGGTCAACTGCAGGGCGCGGCGCTCGGTTTCTTCAAGCAAGCGGGCTTTGACGATGGCACCGGCTACCTGATTGGCAATGGACTGTGCCAGGTTTTCCTGCTCGGGGGTATATTCCACACGCGGGTCTTTGCTGAACAGGCTCAACGCGCCGATGGTGCGCGCACCAGTATTCAGCGGAACTGCCAGATAGGCAAACACTCCCGGACGGGGTTCGCCTACGCCGCGCCGCTGAACCTCACGGTTGTAATCATCGGTTCGGATGGCGCGTTGCAGGCGGATAACTTCCTGTTCGAGCGCCTGGCCAGCAGGCACGGGCTTGTTTTCTTTGGCGGAGATGCGCTCATCCTGCTCCAGATAGAAAGCATAGGTGTACATGTCATTCTGCTCATCGTGGAGCATGATACGGAATTCATCACAGGTAATGATCTGGCTGGTTTGAGCGTAAATTAACTCCAGAATGTCATCCAAACCGGGAGTCACATTCACGCCCTGCGCCACACGGGTCAACACATTCATCTGGCGCACGCGGTTCTCCATGTTTGCCAGCACCTGAGCGCGCTCAATGGCTAAGGCTGCCTGATCGCACAGCGCTTCAGCATAACCCAGTTCACGCGGGGTATAGGGTTCGCCGGTCGTGCGTTCCCCCAGCACTACCCATCCGGAAAGACGTTCCCGCCCGGGAAGAGGGATGAAAAGGGTTGCGCCCAGTAATTCGATACGCGCGCGCTCTGCCTGCATGGCTACCGGAATACTTTCCTGATCGTTGTACAGTACAGGACCGCGACGCGCTGCCAGCATCTGCACCAGCGGGCTGGTGGGAGCAAAACGCAAATCGCTGGTCAGTCTCCCATCGGCACCGGGGGTTGCCACATATTGATCGCTCAGGGCATCATAGACAAAAACGTGCAAATGCCCCGGCATCAGGGCTTCTTCCAGATAACGGCGCAGAACCGCAAGAATGGCTTTTAACTCCACCGCGCGGGTCAGTTCGCCGGAAAAGGTTTGCAAACGTTCCTGAAAGACATGCTGACCCCGGAAGAACACCGCATCCACCGTATGCTGCAGGGAATTTCTCAGAGGGACGAATACCAGGGCAAGAACGAAGAAAATTAACCCCAGCAAAACTGGCTGATACACGCTCAGCAACTGCCCGGCAACCAGCGATAATCCGGTCACCAGCAGAGCATAGCCCACGGCAATCAGCACCGCCATGCCGCCATAGAGCAGGGCACGGCTGAGGACAAACTCGGTTTGGGTAAGGCGGTAACGCTGAATGGTGTACCCGATGACCGCCGGGAAGATCATCAAAGGCAACAACACCAGGGCTGAAGGGGCATTCACCGCACGGAACAGGCTGAGGATCCAGTACACCACCAGCGGGGTAAAGGCAACCACTCCCCCCAACAATGCGTGGCGAAGTTGTTCGCGCTCTACCGGCGTGAGAGCACGCCGGCGGCGGAAAAGCATCCAACCAAACGCGAAAATCGCCGCAAGCGCCAGCAGGATGATTAACGCCCGGAACCCCAGAGTAAACTGATTCGGTTGTGAATTAAGATAACCCTGAAGCGCCAGCCCAAACGCCAGCAGTCCCGGCAGAAAAGCCACCCAAATCACCCAGCCTGCACGGTGCAACACCACGTCTTCGCGCGGGAAATACAGGGTGAGCCCAACTGCCGTACCGCCTGTCAGCGCCAGAGAAAGCAACCACAGCGGTACAAATTGCTGAACGGTACTCCAATCGACTAACCCGGCACAGGCAGTAGCCACAGACAAGAAGAAGAACGCCAACCACCTTCCTGAAGTCCGTCCCCGGCGCACCCACAGCATCCAGGCCGCCGCCACCCAGTACACCACCGCTACCAGCAAAGCGGCAAAAAAGGATTGCCGGGATGATACCCTCCTGAAAGAGGAGGATGGGAGAGAAAGGGAAAGCGTTTCGCCGTTGCGAAAAACCTGAACGGAGAGTGGGGAATCAGGTAGAGCATGGCGCAGGGCGCGATACCATTCCGCCCGGGAGCCGACAGGAACACCGTTCACACTGAGAATGCGATCGCCGACCTGCACTCCCTCGGCATTGAACGGTACTCCCTGCAGGACTTCCAGCGAAGGGGAAAGCACCAGTGGAGCAGATGAGGCAATATTGGGCCTCAGCGCCATGGCTACACCGTTGAGCATGACCCCCAACGCAACAACAAGGTAAAGGAAGAGGGCAACCAGCGGAATCCAGACTTGCACCGGTTGTCCTCGCAACATCCAGCGATTTTGTACCGTCACAGGCTGATCCATGCTGTTATTATAGTGCCTCTTGCCCTTGATTGTCAGTCTGCGAAGCCGCACTCAAGGCGTTCTTGCAAAAGTGTAAGGTATTTACTTGCCCGAAAGGATACGTTCCCGCCCAAACGAACGGATCGCCAGAAACAGTATAATCCCTGTACTCACCAGCGTGACGAGTAATAAAACCACCACTTCCAGGGGTGTCACCGGCTCGCCGCGCAAGAGACGATTGAACAACACGGAATGTCCAAAGCCGGGAATGGCAATCTGAGTCAAGTCTGACGGGTTGGGGACAAACGCCAGAACCACACTGGGAATGCCGATCACAAAAGGCAGGATTGCCAGAAAGGTCTGGGCTTCCTTATAAGTACGGGCAAAACTGGCAATAAAAGCCTGTAAAACCGCCGCCAGAGCCGTTTCCGGAATGGTGAGCAGAAAAATCCAGAACAGTGAAGCCGCGCTTAAGGTCATTGAGAATCCAAAAGCGTCTTCGATGGGAAGTA of Anaerolinea thermophila UNI-1 contains these proteins:
- a CDS encoding GAF domain-containing protein, with translation MDQPVTVQNRWMLRGQPVQVWIPLVALFLYLVVALGVMLNGVAMALRPNIASSAPLVLSPSLEVLQGVPFNAEGVQVGDRILSVNGVPVGSRAEWYRALRHALPDSPLSVQVFRNGETLSLSLPSSSFRRVSSRQSFFAALLVAVVYWVAAAWMLWVRRGRTSGRWLAFFFLSVATACAGLVDWSTVQQFVPLWLLSLALTGGTAVGLTLYFPREDVVLHRAGWVIWVAFLPGLLAFGLALQGYLNSQPNQFTLGFRALIILLALAAIFAFGWMLFRRRRALTPVEREQLRHALLGGVVAFTPLVVYWILSLFRAVNAPSALVLLPLMIFPAVIGYTIQRYRLTQTEFVLSRALLYGGMAVLIAVGYALLVTGLSLVAGQLLSVYQPVLLGLIFFVLALVFVPLRNSLQHTVDAVFFRGQHVFQERLQTFSGELTRAVELKAILAVLRRYLEEALMPGHLHVFVYDALSDQYVATPGADGRLTSDLRFAPTSPLVQMLAARRGPVLYNDQESIPVAMQAERARIELLGATLFIPLPGRERLSGWVVLGERTTGEPYTPRELGYAEALCDQAALAIERAQVLANMENRVRQMNVLTRVAQGVNVTPGLDDILELIYAQTSQIITCDEFRIMLHDEQNDMYTYAFYLEQDERISAKENKPVPAGQALEQEVIRLQRAIRTDDYNREVQRRGVGEPRPGVFAYLAVPLNTGARTIGALSLFSKDPRVEYTPEQENLAQSIANQVAGAIVKARLLEETERRALQLTTLNEMTRQLTSTLELEPLLQNILRSAVDILSCDAGSLLLIDEATEELVFRVVVSPVANTLLNRRLPPGKGVVGQAVKSRQPIIVNDVSKYPEWFSQTDRQTGYFTHALLAIPLMVKDKVIGVIEVINKKDGSAFTRDDQDLLSAFAAQAAVAIENARLYTMTDQALAERVEELSIMQRIDRELNTSLDTTRAMRTTLEWAMRRSGAQAGLIGILQENGLRIMASQGYADELEPFQNAPLPLEQYNLDEALQEAVPMRRSLTEEDGARLLRSARSQILIPIRRETNTIGVILLESTSPEQASEEIMDFLSRLSDHASIAIFNAQLYQAVQNANLAKSEFVSFVAHELKNPMTSVKGYTELLAAGAVGPVNEAQANFLNTIRANIERMNTLVSDLNDLSKIEVGRLRLEFKAVSLAEVVEGVVRSTRRQIDEKKQTLEIAIPADLPPAWADRTRLEQVLVNLVSNAHKYTPQGGHILVAAERAKNVWNPEGVPEVIHVWVKDDGIGISEEDQKKIFQKFFRSEDPKTREVPGTGLGLNITKSLVEMQGGNIWFESEFRKGTTFHFTVPISQQ